AACCGATGACCAATGACTGTTTATTCTGATTTACTAAATTCCAGACCATTTTCTTCAGCATAACGCTCCATAAACCGCATAAAGCGCTCCCACTCTTCTTTGGATTTCATTAGATAAACTGCTTCTAATGCTTCTGGTTTGCCGTTGACAAATTTCCCCTTAACTTCACGGGTAACAATTTCCCCTTCTTCGTCAATCAAGTACATCCCGGTGATTTCTTCGGTATTGTCGTTACTCAAAGCCTTGGGATTTTGGAAGATAAACGTCGCTGTTGCGCTATCACCACTGCGCGATCGCGTCAGGCGCACGTCTGGAATAACTTCTTCGCTCAGACCTCTGGAAAACTGAATTTGAGCCATGATAAGTGAATTTAAACTTTTGTTATGGTTAATTTAATATTTTCTCACCATTTAGTACTTAGCAGTCTAGCTGCTGCCGATATTTTTACTTTCCGTATAAACCCTTATATTGTTTCTCGCTCTAGTAACAAAGTAACAGGACCGTCATTCTCAATAAAGACTTGCATCATTGCCCCAAATTGACCTGTTTCCACTCGCAAACCACTTTCCCTTAACTTGCCAACAAAGCGGTTATACAAATCTTCTGCTGCTTGAGGGGCTGCTGAACGGTCAAAGGAGGGACGGCGACCTTTGCGACAGTCGCCGTAAAGCGTGAACTGACTCACGACCAGCAACTCGCCGCCAATTTCTTGTACAGATTTTTGCCAACGGTCGCCTCCTTCCTCATCGGGAAACAGTCGCAATTCCAGACACTTACGCACCATCCAGTCAAGTTCAGCATTGGTATCAGTATCAGCAATACCGACGAGCAAGTTTAGTCCCCGTCCAATTTTGCCGACAATTTCACCGTTAACACTCACTTGAGATAATTTGACTCTCTGGATAATGACGCGCATATATAAAAGGATAAAGGATGAAGTGTTATGTATACTTTATCCTTCATCCTTTACACTTCATTTTTTCCCAAAACCTTGACCGCGAGTGGTCGAAGGAAGACAGACGCAGTTTTCCAGTTGTTTTAGCAAAGTCTCATGATCGAGATTTTGACCTATTAGCACCAACTGGTTTTTCTTCTCACCTTTCCACTCATCATCATCCAAAGTAAAACGTTTACCGCAAAGGTGGAAAATATGACGTTTAGGACTTTCATCAAACCACATAATCCCTTTAGCGCGGAAGATAGTCTCAGGGAGTTGGTTATCTAAGAAATGTTGAAACTTCCTAATAGCAAAAGGTTTGTCACTTTGGAAAGACAATGAAGTAAAACCATCATTTTCTAAATGGTCAGAATGATGGTGATGGTGATGTTCGTGCTCGTGGTCATGACCACATTCAGAGTGGTCATGGTCGTGATGATGGTGTTCATGTTCATGGTCATGCTCATCATGGTGATGGTCATGACCATGCTCATCGGTAACATCATCAAAATACTTGTCTGTCTCAAATAGACCGACGCTGAGAATTAAGGGGAGTGGGACTTGAGACCTTGCGGTGCGAATAATTCTCGCTCCTTCCTTAACTTCCCGAATTTTTGCTTCCAGCGTCTCTAACTCTGCTTGAGAAACTAAATCCGTTTTGTTCAGCAGAATCACATCACCATAGGCAATTTGGCTATAAGCCGCCTGGGAATTGAATAAATCCAGGCTATAATTTGCCGCGTCTACGACAGTAATAATTGAATCCAGACGAGTTAAATCGCGTAACTCTGTGCCAAGAAATGTGAGAGCAACTGGTAGGGGATCTGCCAGTCCAGTTGTTTCCACAACGAGATAATCTATTTTGTCTTGGCGTTCCAAAACTTTGTAAACGGCATCGACCAAATCACTATTTATAGTGCAGCAGATACAACCGTTACTCAACTCCACCATACTGTTATTATCGTCAGTGGAGATAATTAACTCGTTATCGATGCCTATTTCACCAAATTCATTCACTAAAACAGCGGTTTTCAGTCCCTGCTGATTGGTCAGGATATGATTAAGTAAAGTCGTCTTACCGCTACCGAGAAATCCAGTAATAATTGTTACTGGTAATCCGTGTTTCGGCGCATCCATTGATTTTGATTCGGAACTAACTGCTTGCATAGCGATGCTGTGAAAAAGTCAAAGTAGAAGAATGTAGCGCATAGAGTACAGAAAACACTAGCATAGGGATGCTGGTATTTCATCCCAGCTAACCTCCCCTATTATTACGTATCTCTATTTCAGCAGTATCACTTGGTTATGACCCTAACTGTTTACAATACACTCACCCGTCGTCAGGAACCCTTTAAAACCGTCGAATCCGGAAAAGTTAAGATGTATTACTGCGGCGTGACAGTGTACGACTACTGTCATTTGGGTCATGCCAGAGCTTGCATTGTTTGGGATGTCGTGCGTCGATACCTCCAATTTCTCAACTATGAAGTGCGCTTCATCCAAAATTTTACCGATATTGATGACAAGATTCTCAACCGAGCGCGGCAAGAAAACTCATCAATGGAGGCTGTCTCTGAGCGCTTTATTCAAGCATATTTTGAGGATATGAGGCGGCTTGGAATTAAAGATGCCGATGAGTATCCTCGTGCGACTCACACGATGAATGGCATTGTGCGGCTCATTCATGAGTTGGAAAATAAAGGCTTCGCTTACCCTGCTCAGGGCGATGTTTACTACGCAGTCCACCAATTCCGTGAATATGGTAAACTTTCCGGACGCAAATTAGAAGATATGCAAGCCGGAGCCAGTGAGCGGGTGAATGTGGACGATCCAGAGTATCAGAAGAAGAAAGACCCATTTGACTTTGCATTGTGGAAAGCAGCAAAACCGGGAGAACCCGCGTGGGAATCACCTTGGGGTGAAGGTCGTCCGGGGTGGCATATTGAATGCTCCGCAATGGTGCGCGATCGCCTGGGTGAGACAATTGATATTCACGCTGGAGGTGCTGACTTAATTTTCCCCCATCATGAAAATGAAATCGCTCAGTCAGAAGCTGTGACGGGACAACCATTGGCGCATTACTGGATGCACAACGGCATGGTGAAGGTGGATGGGGAAAAAATGTCCAAGTCTTTGGGCAACTTTATCACGATTCGCGAATTACTGGATCGAGGAGTTGACCCAGTGGCGCTACGGTTGTTTGTCCTGCAAGCGCATTACCGCAAGCCAATTGATTTTACCGATGAAGCGATCGCCGCAGCAACAAACGGCTGGCAAACAATCAAAGAAGGTTTGCTCTTCGGTGAACAGTACGGTAAACAACTGGGTTGGGAAATAGAGGACAAGGGGAATGGAGAAAAATTCTTTGCATCATACATTGAGCGCTTCCAAGAAGCTGTCAATGATGACTTTAATTTCCCCGGTGGTTTAGCAGTCCTGTTTGAATTAGCCAAAGAACTGCGTCGTGAGGGAAATCTCCTAGTGCATGAGGGAAAAACTGAGGTACCGCCCAATGAGTTACTGTTGCAGTGGCAGACTCTTGTTACATTAGCTCAAGTTCTGGGTTTAGAAGCCAAGATGGAAGTGGAAACACCCGAAAGTAGCGGTATAAGCGATGCGGAAATAGAAGCGTTGATTCACAAAAGGCAGGATGCGCGTAAAGCGAAGAATTTTGCTGAAGCCGATCGCGTTCGTGACGAACTACAAGCACAAGGTATTACCCTCATTGATAGTCGTGAAGGCACCAGATGGCACCGCAACTAAAAATTCAAAATATCTCCTACGGACACGCTACGCGCAATTCGCAGCTCCTCCGCAGGAGGCATAAAATTCAAAGTATGCCCTGCGGGCACACTACGCGAACAAAATGAATAACAAAGTACAAAATGACGAGTCCAAATAAAGCAATTACAGATAGGACGTTTGAGTTTGCTGTCCGTATCGTTAAATGCAAGGTATTAGATGAAAGTCCGGGAGTGGCACAAACACTATCCAAACAGTTAATAAAGTCTGGAACATCAATTGGGGCAAATGTTGAAGAATCCCAATCGGCACAGAGTACAGCAGATTTTGTTAACAAGCTAGAAATTGCTTTAAAAGAAGCAAAAGAAACCAGATACTGGATAAGACTTTTGATGGCGACTGAGATTCATGCCAGAAAGTCGTTTATTATCTGTTCTAGGGGAAATTAACGAGTTAATTCGGATAATTGCTGCCATCGCCGTTAAAACCAAACAAAACCATCAAAATTAAGAAGAACGCAGAACACAGAACACAGTAATCAGAATATCCCCACGGATAGAATCCGCTTGATTTAATAAGGAAAGACTTTCTTGGTCTCCAAAGGATAAATCCGGGGGCGCTATACCAAGACTCAAGACCAGAACTCTTAATTCATGCTCGAAGAGCGCGTTTAATATTCTGACTACTGAGTTCTTTGTTGGTAATTTCTTGAATTTTGAACTTTGAATGCGTGAATTTTGAATTGTTATGTGGTCTGAACTCACCAAGGCTATTGCTCAAATAAATCTACCTGCTGATTGGCTCGGTATTAGAGTCGTCAAAGAGACTTCTTATAACCGTCATGTTCGTGACGGTATACCTCAAAGCAACAGCAAATCCTCTACTATAGGAGCCATGCTGGAAGTCATGGTCAACGGCTGTATAGGGTATGCAGCTACCAATTCCCTGCAAGTACAAGACCTGCAATCTGCTGCTAAAACTGCGTATAAACAAGCACTCGTTGCCAGTGAGTGGTGGATATATCCGTTTCAAGCAGCCAGAGAGCGCCCTAAAGTTATCGGTCAGTATACATCCCCGTTTCTCGAATCGTTAGATGCTCTCAGTCCGGGAGAAATCAACGATTTACTTGTCCGCATTTGCCAGACCCTAAAAGTCTCTGACCAGATTGTACAAACCACAGCTCTTGCCAGTCTCAGCGAAAGGGAAACTTGGTTTGTCAGCAGCAACGGCTCTGAGGTTTATCAAAAATTCATGTTTTTTGGCACTCATTACGGTGCTACTTCACAAGATGGGGCGATTGTCCAGCAACGTAGCAACAACGGCTGGCAAGCAAACTGTTACCAAGGCGGACTCGAACTTTTCCAAGAAGCGGACTTGGGGCTTCGGGTACAGCAAATTGGCGAACAAGCGATAGAACTGTTAACAGCAGAAGAATGCCCAAAAACGCGCACTCCTTTGGTCTTAGCCCCAGACCAGATGATGCTGCAAATCCACGAAAGCGTTGGGCATCCTGTAGAAATTGACCGCATTTTGGGAGATGAACGCAATTACGCCGGAGGTAGCTTTGTCAATAAGAGTGATTTCGGCACTTTGGTGTATGGTTCTCCTATGATGAATATTACCTTTGACCCCACCGTGCCTGGTGAATTTGCTAGCTATGGCTTTGATGATACAGGTGCTGTGGCAACGCGCGAGTATTTAATCAAAGAAGGTGTTCTCATGCGAGGTTTGGGCAGTCTGGAAAGCCAAGCAAGAGCAGGTGTACCAGGAGTCGCCTGTGCCCGTGCTTGCTCTTGGAATCGACCAGCCATCGACCGGATGGCGAACTTGAATTTAGAGCCAGGAGAAGCCTCGTTTGAGGAAATCATTGCTGGTCTAGAACACGGTGTTTACATGGAATCCAATCGTTCCTGGTCAATTGACGATCGCCGCTATAAATTTCAGTTTGGTTGCGAGTACGCTAAATTGATTGAAAACGGCAAACTTACCAAAACCCTCCGCAATCCCAACTATAGAGCCACGACTCCAGAGTTTTGGCACAGCTTAGTACAAGTAGGGAACTCATCGACTTGGGAAATGTATGGGACTCCTTATTGTGGTAAAGGAGAACCAAACCAAGCGATATGGGTAGGACATGGTTCACCCGTTTGTGTATTTGGTAATGTCGAAGTTTTTGGCGGCGGGAGTTGAACAGGAGGGGGGAGATTAAGTATGCAGTAATTAATAAAAACCAAGCTTAAAGAGTGAGTCATTCTTCATTGACTTTCCCCACTCCTCCACTCCTCCACTCCCCCACTCCCCCACTCCCCCACTCCCCCACTCCCCACTCCCCCACCATTTGTAATGCCCATGCAACACGAAGAACTATCTGCCTTAGAAGTCAGCTTTAACCAACTCATTGAAACTCTGCTGGATAAGAAAGAAGAAAGTGAACAATTCACTGTAAAACTCAGCAGTGAGCGCAGTCAATTTACTCGTTTCAATCATGCCAAGGTGCGACAAACAGGTTGTGTCGCTGATGGTTGGATTGAACTGACTTTGATGCAAAATCAGCGCAGTAGTTCTCAGCAGTTTCCATTTACTGGAAATTGCCAAGTAGATTGGCTCTTGGCATATAAAGCTTTGCAAGAACTACGTGACGAACTTCCCCAGTTACCCATAGATCGATATTTGGTATTACCATCAGCAACCAATACTAGTCGAGAAGTTCATTTGGGGAATTTATTGGCTAATGAAATGGTCGTGCCAAAGGTGCTGGAACTAGTTGCAGAATTAGATTTTGCGGGTATATACGCTGGAGGAGTTGTCATTAAAGCTTATGCCGATTCCAGTGGTCAAAAGCATTGGTTTAGTACTGATACTTTTACATTGGACTATTCTATATTCACGACCGAAGGACAAGCCGTTAAAGGAACTTTTGCTGGTAGTGATTGGAATCATGAAGCTTATGCAGCCAAAATCAACGATGCGAAAAGACAACTAAAATTACTTTCTCGTCCTGTCAAAGAATTACCACGCGGTCAGTACAAAACTTACTTTGCACCAGCAGCAGTTGCTGATTTATTGGTTATGCTTTCTTGGGGAGGAGTGAGTGAAGCTGATTTACAACAAGGCGGCAGTGCTTTAGCTTTACTGTGGCGCAACGAAAAGCAGTTGTCTAGCGCATTTAATGTGAAAGAAAACTTTCAACGAGGGTTGGTGCCGCGATTTAATGAATTGGGAGAAATGGCTGCACCAGAATTACCCGTCATAGAAAAGGGAGTTTTGGTAAATACCCTAGTCAATTCTCGCACTGCTAAGGAATATCAAAAAACTGCTAACGGCGCTAATGGTTATGAGGCTTTACGTGTGCCAGAAGTGAGTCCGG
The sequence above is a segment of the Mastigocladopsis repens PCC 10914 genome. Coding sequences within it:
- the psb28 gene encoding photosystem II reaction center protein Psb28; this translates as MAQIQFSRGLSEEVIPDVRLTRSRSGDSATATFIFQNPKALSNDNTEEITGMYLIDEEGEIVTREVKGKFVNGKPEALEAVYLMKSKEEWERFMRFMERYAEENGLEFSKSE
- the dtd gene encoding D-aminoacyl-tRNA deacylase, encoding MRVIIQRVKLSQVSVNGEIVGKIGRGLNLLVGIADTDTNAELDWMVRKCLELRLFPDEEGGDRWQKSVQEIGGELLVVSQFTLYGDCRKGRRPSFDRSAAPQAAEDLYNRFVGKLRESGLRVETGQFGAMMQVFIENDGPVTLLLERETI
- a CDS encoding CobW family GTP-binding protein; protein product: MQAVSSESKSMDAPKHGLPVTIITGFLGSGKTTLLNHILTNQQGLKTAVLVNEFGEIGIDNELIISTDDNNSMVELSNGCICCTINSDLVDAVYKVLERQDKIDYLVVETTGLADPLPVALTFLGTELRDLTRLDSIITVVDAANYSLDLFNSQAAYSQIAYGDVILLNKTDLVSQAELETLEAKIREVKEGARIIRTARSQVPLPLILSVGLFETDKYFDDVTDEHGHDHHHDEHDHEHEHHHHDHDHSECGHDHEHEHHHHHHSDHLENDGFTSLSFQSDKPFAIRKFQHFLDNQLPETIFRAKGIMWFDESPKRHIFHLCGKRFTLDDDEWKGEKKNQLVLIGQNLDHETLLKQLENCVCLPSTTRGQGFGKK
- the cysS gene encoding cysteine--tRNA ligase, whose product is MTLTVYNTLTRRQEPFKTVESGKVKMYYCGVTVYDYCHLGHARACIVWDVVRRYLQFLNYEVRFIQNFTDIDDKILNRARQENSSMEAVSERFIQAYFEDMRRLGIKDADEYPRATHTMNGIVRLIHELENKGFAYPAQGDVYYAVHQFREYGKLSGRKLEDMQAGASERVNVDDPEYQKKKDPFDFALWKAAKPGEPAWESPWGEGRPGWHIECSAMVRDRLGETIDIHAGGADLIFPHHENEIAQSEAVTGQPLAHYWMHNGMVKVDGEKMSKSLGNFITIRELLDRGVDPVALRLFVLQAHYRKPIDFTDEAIAAATNGWQTIKEGLLFGEQYGKQLGWEIEDKGNGEKFFASYIERFQEAVNDDFNFPGGLAVLFELAKELRREGNLLVHEGKTEVPPNELLLQWQTLVTLAQVLGLEAKMEVETPESSGISDAEIEALIHKRQDARKAKNFAEADRVRDELQAQGITLIDSREGTRWHRN
- a CDS encoding four helix bundle protein translates to MTSPNKAITDRTFEFAVRIVKCKVLDESPGVAQTLSKQLIKSGTSIGANVEESQSAQSTADFVNKLEIALKEAKETRYWIRLLMATEIHARKSFIICSRGN
- a CDS encoding TldD/PmbA family protein, producing the protein MWSELTKAIAQINLPADWLGIRVVKETSYNRHVRDGIPQSNSKSSTIGAMLEVMVNGCIGYAATNSLQVQDLQSAAKTAYKQALVASEWWIYPFQAARERPKVIGQYTSPFLESLDALSPGEINDLLVRICQTLKVSDQIVQTTALASLSERETWFVSSNGSEVYQKFMFFGTHYGATSQDGAIVQQRSNNGWQANCYQGGLELFQEADLGLRVQQIGEQAIELLTAEECPKTRTPLVLAPDQMMLQIHESVGHPVEIDRILGDERNYAGGSFVNKSDFGTLVYGSPMMNITFDPTVPGEFASYGFDDTGAVATREYLIKEGVLMRGLGSLESQARAGVPGVACARACSWNRPAIDRMANLNLEPGEASFEEIIAGLEHGVYMESNRSWSIDDRRYKFQFGCEYAKLIENGKLTKTLRNPNYRATTPEFWHSLVQVGNSSTWEMYGTPYCGKGEPNQAIWVGHGSPVCVFGNVEVFGGGS
- a CDS encoding TldD/PmbA family protein, producing the protein MQHEELSALEVSFNQLIETLLDKKEESEQFTVKLSSERSQFTRFNHAKVRQTGCVADGWIELTLMQNQRSSSQQFPFTGNCQVDWLLAYKALQELRDELPQLPIDRYLVLPSATNTSREVHLGNLLANEMVVPKVLELVAELDFAGIYAGGVVIKAYADSSGQKHWFSTDTFTLDYSIFTTEGQAVKGTFAGSDWNHEAYAAKINDAKRQLKLLSRPVKELPRGQYKTYFAPAAVADLLVMLSWGGVSEADLQQGGSALALLWRNEKQLSSAFNVKENFQRGLVPRFNELGEMAAPELPVIEKGVLVNTLVNSRTAKEYQKTANGANGYEALRVPEVSPGHLKLEEILPSLKTGLYVSNLHYLNWSDRPTGRITGMTRYACFWVEGGEILAPIENLRFDESLYRFWGENLVDLTNFQEFVPEVGTYDSRQLGGSMVPGMLVEDFTYTL